Proteins found in one Paenibacillus borealis genomic segment:
- a CDS encoding glycerol dehydrogenase, producing the protein MSQIIYSPSKYIQGSGEITRLGVYCQQMGAKGAYAIVDPYILSLYGQEISTGFETEQIPLLLREFKGECSLVQVNQIVAELDSGSVDVIVGIGGGKTLDTAKAVSHFTGLPVMLVPTVASTDAPCSALSVLYSESGEFDRYLPLRRSPDIVVADVAIIAKAPVRLLAAGMGDALSTYYEARACSRSGALTSAGGTSTLAALALARACHVTLLADGAQALADVREGRVTAAVEHIVEANIYLSGIGFESGGLAAAHAIHNGLTLLEECRSVLHGEKVAFTTLVQLFLEGATEAEISGAVEFCRLVGLPVTLAELGLAGVDHGRLLIAAEASCSEGSPMANMPFAVTPQQVLAAILDADRRGAQLS; encoded by the coding sequence ATGTCACAGATCATCTATTCACCGTCTAAATATATTCAGGGCAGCGGTGAGATTACGAGGCTAGGGGTGTATTGTCAGCAAATGGGGGCGAAAGGTGCCTACGCTATAGTAGATCCCTATATTCTCTCTTTGTATGGACAAGAGATCAGCACCGGTTTCGAGACGGAGCAGATTCCGCTGCTGCTGCGTGAATTCAAGGGCGAATGCAGTCTTGTGCAGGTGAACCAGATAGTGGCGGAGCTGGATAGCGGCAGTGTGGATGTCATTGTGGGCATTGGCGGAGGCAAGACACTGGATACGGCAAAAGCGGTCAGCCATTTCACCGGGCTCCCGGTGATGCTTGTGCCGACAGTAGCATCAACGGATGCGCCATGCAGCGCCCTATCTGTTCTCTACAGCGAATCGGGCGAATTCGACCGGTATCTGCCGCTGCGTCGCAGTCCGGATATCGTTGTCGCAGATGTGGCGATTATCGCCAAAGCTCCTGTCAGACTGCTTGCAGCAGGTATGGGGGATGCCTTGTCGACGTATTACGAAGCAAGAGCCTGCAGCAGATCAGGAGCGCTTACCAGCGCCGGAGGTACAAGCACTTTGGCTGCCCTGGCACTCGCCCGCGCTTGCCATGTTACGCTGCTTGCCGATGGTGCGCAGGCACTGGCTGATGTCAGGGAAGGACGCGTCACAGCCGCAGTTGAACATATTGTCGAAGCCAATATTTATCTCAGCGGCATCGGTTTCGAGAGCGGCGGACTGGCAGCGGCCCATGCTATTCATAATGGGCTAACGCTGCTCGAGGAATGCCGGAGCGTGCTTCACGGGGAGAAGGTAGCATTCACCACACTGGTACAGCTCTTCCTTGAAGGAGCGACGGAAGCTGAGATCAGCGGGGCGGTGGAGTTCTGCCGGCTGGTTGGTCTGCCAGTAACGCTGGCGGAGCTGGGGTTAGCAGGTGTTGATCATGGCCGGCTGCTGATTGCAGCTGAGGCCAGCTGCAGCGAGGGCAGTCCAATGGCCAACATGCCGTTTGCCGTGACACCGCAGCAGGTGCTGGCAGCGATTCTTGATGCCGACCGCCGCGGGGCACAGCTATCTTAA
- a CDS encoding divergent polysaccharide deacetylase family protein: MKKSSHSVKHIILYLLAAVVVLMTTLIPSASQAVLAAPAALADTAQVMETADSLPEPATDTHADNSLSSGSVDRQIENKKLPSRVAIIVDDFGNNMRGTEEMFKLPVKITVAVMPFLSTSEKDARRAHELGLDVLVHLPMEPRQGKPEWLGPGAVLTKMSDAEVRQRVEAALDNVPFAIGINNHMGSKVTGDERVMGIVLAVCKERGLFFVDSHTNYRSVAGRMARELGLPPVENHIFLDDVHSVSHVAKQMKLVHERAMSQRYCVTIGHVGIQGKETAAGIRSGIAGMKDSVEFIGISELVRDEWKWNSQVTLP; encoded by the coding sequence TTGAAGAAAAGCAGTCACAGCGTAAAGCACATCATTCTATATCTTTTGGCCGCAGTAGTTGTCTTGATGACCACGCTGATTCCGTCAGCATCTCAAGCGGTACTTGCCGCACCGGCAGCCCTTGCAGACACCGCGCAGGTTATGGAAACCGCAGATTCCTTGCCGGAGCCGGCAACAGATACGCATGCAGACAACAGCTTAAGCAGCGGTTCAGTTGACCGGCAAATAGAGAATAAGAAGTTGCCCAGCCGTGTCGCCATCATTGTCGATGATTTCGGTAATAACATGCGGGGCACGGAGGAGATGTTCAAGCTGCCGGTCAAGATTACCGTTGCGGTGATGCCGTTCCTGTCCACGAGTGAAAAGGATGCACGGCGTGCGCATGAGCTTGGCTTGGATGTATTGGTCCATCTGCCGATGGAGCCGCGCCAGGGCAAGCCGGAATGGCTTGGACCGGGTGCGGTGCTGACTAAGATGAGTGATGCTGAAGTCCGCCAGCGGGTGGAGGCAGCGCTCGATAATGTCCCTTTTGCTATTGGGATTAACAATCACATGGGCTCTAAGGTGACCGGTGACGAACGGGTGATGGGCATTGTGCTGGCGGTCTGCAAAGAACGAGGTTTATTCTTCGTAGACAGCCATACCAATTATCGTTCCGTTGCCGGGAGAATGGCCCGGGAGCTGGGACTCCCGCCTGTGGAGAACCACATTTTCCTGGACGACGTGCATTCTGTCAGCCATGTGGCTAAACAGATGAAGCTGGTACATGAGCGGGCAATGAGCCAGAGATACTGCGTAACTATCGGTCATGTCGGCATTCAAGGCAAAGAAACCGCAGCGGGCATCCGCAGCGGCATTGCCGGAATGAAAGACAGCGTGGAATTTATCGGCATCTCCGAGCTTGTCCGGGATGAGTGGAAATGGAATTCGCAAGTCACACTTCCATAA
- the uidA gene encoding beta-glucuronidase produces MLFPKDTLTREIKDLSGIWRFKADPDNRGREEKWHHQPLQDTIPMPVPASYNDITQDAALRDHIGDVWYEQTFIVPRSWSGDRMMLWIGSACHHAVVWVNGVEVASHKGGFLPFEADITRVAVPGRENRVTIVVNNVLNWQTLPPGRIKTFDDEKHPEGYRVQEYFHDFFNYAGLHRPVKLYRTSGLFIQDITITTDVQGESGVVGYSIECSQPEGEVRVKLLDEDGKEAATGKGSSGTLQVENARLWKPLQAYLYTLHVELLDSYGQLADHYQLQVGIRTVKVEGTRFLINGERFYFKGFGKHEDSDIRGKGLDQAVNVKDFNLLKWINANSFRTSHYPYAEELLELADREGIVVIGEVPAVGFTFFNYNDKVYTPDQANEETLAHHHDVLSDLIARDKNHPSVVMWSLANEAATFQDEAVPYFRQLADTARRLDPQRPITIVQWPLPDKCKVAQFFDVICVNRYYSWYQDPGALELVEHQVEWELTNWYRNFGKPVIMTEYGADAIAGFHQDPPVMFTEEYQEELLTRYHNVFDRLDFVIGEHVWAFADFATKQGITRINGNKKGVFTRQRQPKAAARMLRSRWGEMGEYPEKL; encoded by the coding sequence ATGCTGTTTCCAAAGGATACATTGACGCGCGAAATCAAGGATCTGTCCGGCATCTGGCGCTTTAAGGCAGATCCGGACAACCGGGGCCGGGAAGAGAAGTGGCATCATCAGCCGCTTCAGGATACCATTCCTATGCCGGTTCCCGCCAGCTACAACGATATCACCCAGGATGCGGCGCTGCGTGACCACATCGGTGACGTGTGGTATGAGCAGACCTTCATCGTCCCCCGTTCCTGGTCGGGTGACCGGATGATGCTCTGGATCGGCAGTGCCTGCCATCATGCGGTTGTCTGGGTGAACGGAGTGGAGGTGGCCTCCCACAAGGGGGGATTTCTGCCTTTTGAAGCGGATATTACACGGGTTGCAGTGCCCGGCCGGGAGAACCGCGTAACTATTGTGGTCAACAATGTGCTTAACTGGCAGACACTGCCGCCGGGACGGATCAAGACCTTCGACGATGAGAAGCATCCCGAAGGCTACCGGGTGCAGGAATATTTTCATGATTTCTTTAACTATGCGGGACTACACCGGCCGGTGAAGCTGTACCGGACTTCCGGATTGTTCATTCAGGATATAACCATAACTACAGATGTGCAGGGGGAGTCAGGGGTTGTCGGATACTCCATTGAATGCTCTCAGCCGGAAGGAGAGGTAAGGGTCAAGCTGCTGGACGAGGACGGGAAGGAAGCTGCCACAGGGAAGGGAAGCTCGGGCACCTTGCAGGTGGAGAACGCCAGACTGTGGAAGCCGCTGCAGGCTTATCTGTATACCCTTCATGTGGAGCTTCTTGATTCTTACGGACAACTCGCTGACCATTATCAGCTGCAGGTGGGCATACGCACGGTTAAGGTGGAAGGGACCCGGTTCCTGATCAACGGCGAGCGTTTCTATTTCAAGGGCTTCGGGAAGCATGAGGACAGTGATATCAGGGGCAAGGGACTGGATCAGGCGGTCAATGTGAAGGATTTCAATCTGCTCAAGTGGATTAACGCCAACTCCTTCCGCACTTCCCACTATCCGTATGCCGAAGAGCTGCTGGAGCTGGCAGACCGCGAAGGCATCGTGGTGATCGGCGAGGTCCCGGCTGTAGGCTTCACTTTCTTCAATTATAACGACAAGGTGTATACACCGGATCAGGCCAATGAGGAGACGCTGGCTCATCATCACGATGTTCTGAGCGATCTGATTGCCCGCGACAAGAATCATCCATCCGTAGTCATGTGGAGTCTTGCTAACGAAGCGGCCACCTTCCAGGACGAGGCGGTACCGTATTTCCGCCAGCTGGCCGATACCGCCCGCAGGCTGGACCCGCAGCGTCCGATTACGATTGTGCAATGGCCGCTGCCGGATAAGTGCAAGGTGGCGCAGTTTTTTGACGTCATCTGTGTGAACCGCTACTACTCCTGGTACCAGGACCCGGGTGCCCTGGAGCTGGTGGAGCATCAGGTGGAATGGGAGCTGACGAACTGGTACCGGAATTTCGGCAAGCCGGTCATCATGACGGAATATGGCGCCGATGCCATCGCCGGATTTCACCAGGACCCTCCGGTCATGTTCACCGAGGAATATCAGGAGGAGCTGCTCACCCGCTACCACAATGTGTTTGACCGGCTGGATTTCGTGATCGGGGAGCATGTTTGGGCTTTTGCCGATTTTGCCACCAAACAGGGGATTACTAGAATTAACGGCAACAAAAAAGGCGTATTCACACGCCAGCGCCAGCCTAAAGCCGCCGCCCGCATGCTCCGCAGCCGCTGGGGGGAGATGGGAGAATATCCGGAGAAGCTGTAG
- a CDS encoding YqzE family protein, which translates to MASSGDDLVKYITEKVVVYMEDPRAVHARRKAEKQPWAQKWFGMLPLAWSVWRSKWSRKERQ; encoded by the coding sequence ATGGCATCCAGCGGAGATGATCTGGTGAAATACATTACGGAGAAAGTAGTCGTCTATATGGAGGACCCGCGCGCCGTACATGCAAGGCGGAAGGCGGAGAAACAGCCCTGGGCCCAGAAATGGTTCGGCATGCTGCCGCTCGCCTGGTCCGTCTGGCGCAGCAAATGGAGCCGCAAGGAACGGCAATAG
- a CDS encoding MerR family transcriptional regulator produces the protein MSLAEANIIQGYSIKETAERTGIPEDTIRYYEKIGLLPRAQRKQNSHRIYSDQDLETMKLITCLKKTGMSLDDIRPYLSLSLDSDLSEYPELHEMILNHKQKILEQIASLQQIVDFIDTKMDQGNLGPQECELTGDTRRMPAQRKR, from the coding sequence ATGAGTCTGGCAGAAGCTAATATCATTCAGGGATATTCGATCAAAGAAACAGCGGAGCGGACCGGAATTCCGGAGGATACGATCCGGTATTACGAGAAGATCGGCCTGCTGCCGCGGGCCCAGCGCAAGCAAAACAGCCACCGCATCTACAGCGATCAGGATCTGGAGACGATGAAGCTGATCACCTGTCTCAAGAAGACGGGGATGTCCCTTGACGACATACGGCCATATCTTAGCCTGTCTCTTGATTCGGACCTGTCTGAATATCCGGAGCTGCATGAGATGATCCTGAATCATAAACAGAAGATCCTGGAGCAGATCGCTTCACTGCAGCAGATTGTGGATTTTATTGATACCAAGATGGATCAGGGAAACCTCGGCCCGCAGGAATGTGAGCTTACAGGAGATACCCGCAGAATGCCGGCGCAGCGCAAACGCTGA
- a CDS encoding HIT family protein, with protein MTEDFYCDEVLSGKIEVRKVIETDNVLANHHTRPFYPVHIVAIPKRHISSLITLQDSDNDLLLELIGVIKQVAAQVTGEYGACRVSTNLGNYQDSKHLHWHISYGEPLR; from the coding sequence ATGACTGAAGATTTCTACTGTGACGAAGTATTAAGCGGCAAAATTGAAGTGAGGAAGGTAATCGAAACGGACAATGTTCTAGCCAACCACCACACCAGACCCTTTTATCCTGTCCACATTGTCGCCATCCCTAAGCGGCATATCTCCTCACTTATAACTCTTCAAGACAGCGATAATGACCTGCTGCTTGAGCTTATCGGAGTCATTAAGCAGGTGGCCGCCCAGGTAACCGGGGAATACGGGGCATGCAGAGTGAGCACGAACCTTGGGAACTATCAGGATTCGAAGCATCTGCACTGGCATATCAGCTATGGCGAGCCGCTGAGATAA
- a CDS encoding SDR family NAD(P)-dependent oxidoreductase, whose protein sequence is MTIEQSQRTALITGANNGIGLALTRRMLGEGWEIIALIRSAFPEDDPLIREALSSRRLRIYKADLSDFTQLKRALQDIHSHESQIDLLFNNAGGSFPELSFSKQGRELHYELQTVVPYIITMELKPLILNGTLRTVINTSSNAFMMKRKFDPAALEHPAKFQKLTGPYADTKLALSLWTSEVAPALAAEGIIIRSADPGGNNTIRGGKKSGIPFWLRPVIRMFFPEPTHGAGLLYQAALGEHSRKPGVFLIKNQVTPLKFTEHSSTILKNVQTIYQQEFRTVGSSS, encoded by the coding sequence ATGACTATAGAACAATCTCAACGAACTGCGCTGATCACCGGAGCGAATAATGGAATCGGACTCGCCTTGACCCGCCGGATGCTGGGTGAAGGCTGGGAGATTATTGCGCTCATCCGTTCAGCTTTTCCAGAGGATGATCCCCTTATCCGTGAAGCGCTCAGCAGCAGACGGCTGCGGATTTATAAGGCTGACTTATCGGATTTCACCCAGTTGAAGCGTGCCTTGCAGGATATTCACAGCCATGAATCGCAGATCGATCTGCTGTTCAATAATGCGGGCGGCAGTTTTCCCGAGCTAAGCTTCTCCAAGCAAGGCCGTGAGCTGCACTATGAGCTGCAGACGGTTGTTCCGTACATCATTACCATGGAACTGAAGCCGCTGATCCTGAATGGCACACTGCGCACTGTGATTAATACCTCTTCCAATGCTTTTATGATGAAGCGCAAATTCGACCCTGCCGCCCTGGAGCATCCTGCCAAGTTCCAAAAGCTGACCGGCCCTTACGCGGACACCAAGCTTGCCTTATCCTTATGGACTTCCGAGGTTGCCCCCGCGCTTGCGGCGGAAGGCATTATAATCCGCAGTGCCGATCCCGGAGGTAACAATACGATCCGCGGCGGCAAGAAATCCGGAATTCCTTTTTGGCTGAGACCGGTTATACGTATGTTCTTCCCGGAACCCACTCATGGAGCTGGCTTGTTATATCAGGCTGCACTCGGCGAGCACAGCCGCAAGCCCGGTGTGTTCCTGATCAAGAATCAGGTGACCCCGCTTAAATTCACAGAGCACAGCAGCACTATTCTGAAGAACGTCCAGACCATTTATCAGCAGGAGTTCCGCACGGTCGGCAGCAGCTCCTGA
- a CDS encoding YqhG family protein — protein sequence MLTPVEVRKQVMDYLEATECTILESSPMHVTVKLSPRADRMLTDRPYYWGFVERTGVDPETLSFSFVFDPEKYDELAAQAAAPAARPRGGAVRPAAGPVPRGTGAAGAADAEAGAEPGAAPAAAPGGVVPPGVSADPEDSILARYFGIVPQLPRIGPGMIRREDVTYGSKRLRQIWSAARDEGKCLQLFEDPGLRQRTTLFSAAYEPWLAVCYKVEMTCDLKREELHFIAVSLTSGLIVPDFEARLASRELTPRLPENIHIQPSELSVTAGADRLEGYLTSKLALLDYTWAEEARERLRLELSIVDIYYEELLKEQDEEKRLGIEEQYNRRRKETTWQYEPQIAVSAVTYGLFHLRST from the coding sequence ATGCTGACCCCTGTGGAAGTACGCAAGCAGGTCATGGATTACCTGGAAGCGACAGAATGCACGATTCTCGAATCCTCTCCGATGCATGTGACGGTGAAGCTCTCGCCGCGCGCGGACCGGATGCTGACGGACCGCCCTTATTACTGGGGATTCGTGGAGCGCACCGGCGTAGATCCGGAGACCCTGTCCTTCAGCTTCGTCTTCGATCCGGAGAAGTACGATGAGCTGGCCGCACAGGCAGCTGCGCCTGCGGCCCGGCCGCGCGGCGGAGCCGTCCGCCCGGCGGCAGGGCCGGTGCCGCGCGGCACCGGCGCGGCGGGTGCCGCGGATGCTGAGGCAGGCGCGGAGCCTGGCGCGGCACCGGCAGCAGCACCCGGAGGCGTGGTGCCGCCCGGGGTCTCCGCTGATCCGGAGGACAGCATCCTCGCACGGTACTTCGGCATCGTCCCGCAGCTGCCGCGCATCGGGCCGGGTATGATCCGCCGCGAGGATGTGACCTACGGCAGCAAGCGCCTGCGGCAGATCTGGTCAGCGGCACGGGACGAGGGCAAATGCCTGCAGCTGTTCGAGGATCCGGGACTCCGGCAGCGGACCACGCTGTTCTCGGCCGCCTACGAGCCTTGGCTTGCCGTCTGCTACAAGGTGGAGATGACGTGTGACCTGAAGCGTGAAGAGCTGCATTTCATCGCGGTGTCACTGACCTCCGGGCTGATTGTTCCGGACTTTGAGGCCCGGCTGGCTTCGCGGGAGCTTACGCCAAGGCTGCCGGAGAATATCCACATTCAGCCTTCTGAGCTGTCCGTTACTGCCGGAGCCGACAGGCTGGAGGGCTATCTGACCTCGAAGCTGGCTCTGCTGGACTATACCTGGGCCGAGGAAGCCCGCGAGCGCCTGCGGCTGGAGCTGAGCATCGTGGATATCTATTACGAGGAGCTGCTGAAGGAGCAGGATGAAGAGAAACGCCTCGGGATAGAGGAGCAATACAACCGCCGCCGCAAAGAGACCACCTGGCAATATGAGCCGCAGATTGCAGTTTCTGCCGTAACATACGGGCTGTTTCACCTGCGCAGCACATAG
- a CDS encoding 3-O-beta-D-glucopyranosyl-beta-D-glucuronide phosphorylase → MNRSDAYGYFRNQGREYVITTPRTPARWFNYLFNDTYYTEISQTGQGDSVAFRPHNRTLTRGFRYFYLKDLETGGTWSPLYQPLKTEPEAYECIHSLGTTEIRSVSQEIASSIHVFVPRAGQQEIWTVTLTNTGVKPRSLSLFTAFSLENGGVMGSKCQFDQESQILSSYSFPYHVTYGQKAGCDDHTNVVYVYPDYPADSYDCSQRAFFGGDDIYELPAAVQKGRCSGGQAEAENPLGALQQTITLEPGEQAVRHFVVGCASSLEEIRSSKAELAAKGYAVLLQETEDYWEGITGMFRVETPDDDVNAFMNIWLKKQIVMQTRTNRMSSYCPVRNQLQDALGYALVDPAGAAEYMISVLQGQERSGFIQQWIMTDGSPPKNLCLLKHTDGPVWLIICITALLNQCGDTELLQRQVGFKGSSDSATIYQHLLLAADYMAGETGAHGLCLMGDGDWNDPINGPGRLGRGESAWNTMALVYAIQALIPFCEQLGDTENAEQLNTVARRLADAVNRICWDGGWYVAGFDDDGTPFGTAQDEEGKLFLNTQTWAIMSGIASGERLDQCLAAIDSLDTPFGPRLLEPPFSGWNPKWGRISLKLAGTTENGSVYCHASMFKAFADCIAGRGSEAWQTISRTLPTNPDNPPGQNGQVPIFVPNYYFGLADSPNFGKSSHHVSTGTVGWMLWTTLEYALGIRATANGLKIDPCIPADWPEYTVERKYRSASYRIHVLNPSGISRGTVKVTVDGEAWMAAALPYEAGREYQVTVQLEQ, encoded by the coding sequence TTGAACAGAAGTGATGCTTACGGGTATTTCCGGAACCAGGGGAGAGAGTATGTCATTACCACTCCCCGGACACCGGCAAGATGGTTCAACTATTTGTTTAATGACACTTATTATACAGAGATATCCCAGACAGGGCAGGGGGACAGTGTTGCTTTTCGGCCTCATAACCGCACGTTGACCAGGGGCTTCCGCTACTTCTATCTGAAGGACCTGGAAACGGGAGGCACCTGGTCGCCGCTGTATCAGCCGCTGAAGACAGAGCCGGAGGCGTATGAATGTATTCATAGCCTGGGAACTACCGAAATCCGCTCCGTATCACAGGAGATTGCGTCCTCTATTCATGTTTTTGTACCCCGTGCGGGTCAGCAGGAGATCTGGACAGTAACGCTTACGAATACGGGCGTTAAGCCGAGGAGCCTATCGCTGTTCACCGCTTTCTCGCTGGAGAACGGGGGTGTGATGGGCAGCAAATGCCAGTTCGATCAGGAATCGCAAATCCTGTCCTCCTATTCCTTCCCTTATCATGTTACTTACGGGCAGAAGGCCGGGTGCGACGATCATACCAACGTGGTGTACGTATACCCGGATTATCCTGCGGATTCCTATGATTGCAGCCAGCGCGCATTCTTCGGCGGCGACGATATTTATGAGCTTCCGGCAGCCGTGCAGAAGGGGCGCTGTTCGGGCGGGCAGGCAGAGGCAGAGAATCCGCTTGGAGCCCTCCAGCAGACCATTACTCTTGAGCCTGGTGAACAGGCAGTGCGCCATTTTGTTGTCGGCTGCGCCTCTTCCCTGGAAGAGATCCGCAGCAGCAAGGCGGAGCTGGCCGCCAAGGGATACGCTGTTCTGCTCCAGGAAACTGAGGACTACTGGGAGGGAATCACCGGCATGTTCCGGGTGGAGACACCGGATGATGATGTGAATGCATTCATGAATATCTGGCTCAAAAAACAGATCGTCATGCAGACCCGCACGAACCGTATGTCGAGCTATTGTCCGGTCCGTAACCAGCTTCAGGATGCCTTGGGCTATGCGCTGGTTGATCCCGCCGGGGCGGCAGAGTATATGATCTCTGTGCTTCAGGGCCAGGAGCGCAGCGGCTTCATCCAGCAGTGGATTATGACTGACGGCTCCCCGCCCAAAAATCTGTGCCTGCTGAAGCATACGGACGGCCCGGTCTGGCTGATCATCTGCATAACGGCGCTGCTGAACCAGTGTGGGGATACGGAGCTGCTGCAGCGCCAGGTTGGCTTCAAAGGATCTTCTGATAGCGCTACCATTTATCAGCACCTGCTGCTGGCAGCGGATTATATGGCCGGTGAGACCGGTGCGCATGGACTGTGCCTGATGGGAGACGGGGACTGGAATGACCCGATTAACGGACCGGGAAGGCTGGGCCGCGGGGAATCTGCCTGGAATACCATGGCGCTGGTCTATGCCATTCAGGCACTCATTCCCTTCTGCGAACAGCTGGGCGATACGGAGAATGCAGAGCAGCTGAATACTGTCGCTAGGAGGCTGGCGGATGCCGTTAACCGCATCTGCTGGGATGGAGGCTGGTATGTGGCCGGGTTCGATGATGACGGCACGCCGTTCGGAACCGCGCAGGATGAAGAGGGCAAGCTGTTCCTGAACACCCAGACCTGGGCGATTATGAGCGGTATCGCCAGCGGGGAGCGGCTGGACCAATGCCTGGCGGCAATCGACAGCCTGGATACACCGTTTGGCCCCCGCCTGCTGGAGCCGCCATTCAGCGGCTGGAATCCCAAATGGGGACGGATCAGCCTTAAGCTGGCGGGCACTACCGAGAATGGCTCCGTCTATTGCCATGCGTCCATGTTCAAAGCGTTCGCCGACTGCATCGCAGGCCGGGGAAGCGAAGCCTGGCAGACGATCAGCCGCACGCTGCCGACGAACCCGGACAATCCGCCCGGGCAGAACGGGCAGGTGCCGATTTTTGTGCCGAATTATTATTTCGGTCTGGCGGATTCTCCGAACTTCGGCAAATCCAGCCATCATGTCTCAACCGGAACGGTAGGCTGGATGCTCTGGACTACGCTCGAATATGCGCTGGGAATCAGAGCTACAGCTAATGGACTGAAGATCGACCCGTGTATTCCCGCCGATTGGCCGGAGTACACAGTGGAACGGAAATACCGGTCTGCATCATACCGGATTCATGTGCTCAATCCCTCCGGGATCAGCCGGGGAACGGTGAAGGTGACGGTCGACGGAGAAGCCTGGATGGCAGCTGCACTTCCCTATGAAGCAGGAAGAGAGTATCAGGTTACTGTTCAGCTGGAACAGTGA
- a CDS encoding N-acetylmuramoyl-L-alanine amidase family protein: MRISGQLQEHHAGGASLPGQHYRLGQLLQRILASLAVLTLLTAGDAGTILAATPGVDHLTDKQSDRQHMLGHDQRIILIDAGHGGIDGGTSYGTILEKDITLAISRRLFLLLRSDGFDAILNRTGDYAPSDENLWLRSKSRHLRDLAQRKELAETLPANVVVSIHINWAKSPSKHGPLVLYRQEGRSFLLARAIQDQLNGLYGMKNDPRQGKPFYLLNKITATTVIVEAGFVSSPADREKLCTPQGQEEIAEAVANGIAAYLMEV, translated from the coding sequence ATGAGAATATCAGGACAATTACAAGAACATCATGCAGGAGGGGCAAGCCTTCCTGGGCAACATTACCGGCTGGGGCAATTGCTGCAGAGGATACTGGCGTCATTAGCGGTGCTGACTCTGCTAACAGCTGGAGATGCAGGGACCATCCTTGCCGCTACACCGGGGGTAGACCACTTGACCGACAAACAGTCAGACCGTCAGCATATGCTCGGACATGACCAGCGGATCATCCTGATTGATGCCGGACACGGGGGGATAGACGGCGGAACGTCTTACGGCACTATTCTGGAGAAGGACATTACCCTGGCCATCTCCCGCCGCCTCTTTCTCCTGCTGCGCAGTGACGGCTTCGATGCCATTCTGAACCGGACCGGTGATTATGCGCCGAGCGACGAGAACCTCTGGCTGCGCAGTAAATCCCGGCATCTGCGTGACCTGGCACAGCGCAAGGAACTGGCGGAAACGCTGCCGGCTAATGTCGTGGTCAGCATCCATATTAATTGGGCGAAATCGCCCTCCAAGCATGGCCCGCTCGTATTGTACCGCCAGGAAGGGCGCAGCTTCCTGCTGGCCAGAGCTATTCAGGACCAGCTGAACGGGCTGTATGGGATGAAGAATGACCCCAGACAAGGCAAACCCTTCTATCTGCTCAACAAAATAACCGCCACAACAGTGATCGTCGAGGCGGGTTTTGTCAGCAGTCCGGCAGACCGCGAGAAGCTGTGCACACCGCAAGGCCAGGAAGAGATTGCCGAAGCGGTTGCTAACGGAATTGCGGCGTATCTTATGGAAGTGTGA